The Leptospira andrefontaineae genomic sequence TGATCAGAATAAAGACGCATTCAAGGTGGATGATAATTCAGTGGGAGCAATAGAAGCTGCGTTGAATTTAGGATTTATCGCAATCAGAGTTCAAGATATTCGCAGATGGGTTTACGATAGCACATCTAATAGTTTCGTAGCACAAGACGAGCAAAAGGTTCTATTCTCTAACTCTTTGTCCTTCTAATAATTAGTAGGAACAGAGTTTTCCCATTGGGAAAGGAAGAAGGATACAGCCTGTTCCGATCTTAAAACGGAAGAAGAAAGATGTATCCCTGGGATATTTGATTTTCTGAATATTTCGAGTTCTGCTTTCGTCCAGCCGGGTTCCGGTCCTACCAAAATAGAATATTCTTTTTCATCCAAGGGAAGAAACTCTTGGATAGATTTTCCTTTTTTATCTAAATAAAAAAACTTACGGGAAGAAGAACTCACTATTTCGGAAATGGACTCTTTCTTTTCAAAACTAGTCTTTTTTCCCGGTGGAATAAATCCAAGTTCGAACCTAGGAAGGAACACATTACCACCTTGTTCCATTCCTAGGATCAGTTTTTCTTTTATATTCTCTTCCTTCCAAACAGGGGAGGTGAGATATTCCGTTCTAGAAAGTGTAGCAAGTCTGAATTCAAGAGATTTTACTCCCCAAACACCTGCAAGTTCCAAGATCTTTTCTACGGTGGGAGGTCTTTGTACGGAGACGATCAGATGGATACTGGGACTTCTTCTTTTCGGTTTTATAATGCGGGTATAAGATCCTAAAATTTCCTCGGAGCTTATCTTAAGAATTTTAAAAATCCCTAAACTAGTATCCAATAGACCGGCCTTGATCTTATCACCTTCTTTCTTTTGTAAAACTTTTAGGATATGAACGATCCGATCCTTACTAGAGATCTTAAATTCTCCGGTCCCAGACTTCTGAGAGGGATCCAATAGAAGATAGTTCATAAGTTTAAATTTCTACTTGGGGAGCCTTATCATCTTCTTCTCCTGGAGTTGGAACAGAAGGTTCCTGGGTCTCAGGAGTATTCCAATTTGGAACAGAATCATTCCAGCTTTGAGAGGAAAAGAAACAAGCTCTTGCGATCCCGATAAGGATCAAAATGAATAGAATATATTTTGCGAGTAATGCACCGAAACCTGTGCGGTTTGGATCATTATAATTTTCGAATGAGCCAGTACGTTCGCCAGGATTTTGCCAACCGTAAGAACTGTTCCGGCTAAATCTGGATTTGATGGATTGGAATTTATCCTCTAAAAAACGAAAAAATCCCCGTACTGAACGGGGACTCTTAGTGCCGGAGTCTCCTCCGGGAAGATCGTATCTTCCGCCTCTAAAACTGGCCGGGTCTTCCGGATCAAAAACGAAAGAATGATAACATCTAGGACACCGAACAGTCAGTTTTCCCAAATCTAAGGGAATCCTGAGTTCGGTGCCGCAGGAAGAACAAGGAAGAATATACCGCACTTAGCTTAGTATTTCAGGGATTCCTTGAGCGTGTTTACGTTCTCTTTGTAGTTCTCATTACCTAATTGGTCGTTATAATCGAAAATTTTGGTAAATAATCTGTCGAACGAATCCAAATGTTTAATGTAGAAAGTCTTTTTGAAAGAGTTACGGATAGGGTGGGTCTTAGTATTTTCTACGTTAGCAAGAACGTATTTACCAACACCTTTTTCGCTAGGAGTTTCCGGGCGACCACCTTCAGGATAACCGTTCTTT encodes the following:
- a CDS encoding RsmE family RNA methyltransferase, producing MNYLLLDPSQKSGTGEFKISSKDRIVHILKVLQKKEGDKIKAGLLDTSLGIFKILKISSEEILGSYTRIIKPKRRSPSIHLIVSVQRPPTVEKILELAGVWGVKSLEFRLATLSRTEYLTSPVWKEENIKEKLILGMEQGGNVFLPRFELGFIPPGKKTSFEKKESISEIVSSSSRKFFYLDKKGKSIQEFLPLDEKEYSILVGPEPGWTKAELEIFRKSNIPGIHLSSSVLRSEQAVSFFLSQWENSVPTNY